One stretch of Leadbetterella byssophila DSM 17132 DNA includes these proteins:
- a CDS encoding RagB/SusD family nutrient uptake outer membrane protein, with translation MKKQILTILTVGVLAGSCSLDRTPYDSLTNESIKNTPGALGVLNLGNYHTLKSWVENWHRVTEYPGDNVALSGTTTDNLFYSYTYQRLVTNSRVNNYWSNSYKIIAGTNALLAQLKEGEGAESDQIIAENLYLRSLMYFYLVNVFGKPYSQNPTQNLAVPLQLSADPFEVLPRNTVKEVYDQIETDLLKAEGLFNQYKGNVYGSVYAAQALLARLYIYTGRDQKALEYANKVINSGEFSLLSTANYTQIATGAPESNPENIFAIRFVKDVDYPDNGWYTIGSLYASIDGSGWGEMYASRSYLEEVRKYPEDVRAKFIVPKVLNNSTELNAYYVTDDYKYASVVVTKEGDDYRYTENGASKLLTRKSNGAGAYQYFITINGKERTALMDYKLENRNGFLKYFITKCSGQEGQAHLWSPPISRLAEMYLIRAEANAKLGNALAALEDVNVIRKRAGIPDAGLWTVEKLGDKTALDVVMAERKLELAWEGHRKFDVFRNGFTMDRRYPGTHLSVTNPFYTVSPTDKAIIEFIPEQQIVLSKKVLTQNE, from the coding sequence ATGAAGAAGCAAATATTAACTATACTGACCGTTGGAGTTTTAGCAGGATCTTGTTCCTTGGACAGAACTCCATATGATTCCTTGACGAATGAATCCATTAAGAATACCCCCGGAGCTTTAGGGGTATTGAACCTGGGGAACTATCATACCTTAAAATCTTGGGTAGAAAACTGGCACAGGGTTACGGAGTATCCTGGAGATAATGTGGCACTAAGTGGTACTACTACGGATAATTTGTTTTATAGTTATACCTACCAAAGATTAGTGACGAATTCCAGGGTGAATAACTATTGGTCCAATAGTTATAAGATCATTGCTGGGACGAATGCCCTTTTGGCACAATTAAAAGAAGGGGAGGGGGCAGAAAGTGATCAGATTATTGCAGAAAACCTATACTTAAGGAGTTTGATGTATTTCTATTTGGTCAATGTTTTTGGTAAGCCGTATAGTCAAAATCCTACGCAAAACCTGGCAGTACCGTTACAGCTAAGTGCAGATCCTTTTGAGGTATTGCCTAGAAATACGGTAAAGGAGGTATATGATCAAATTGAAACGGATTTGCTGAAGGCGGAAGGATTATTTAATCAATATAAGGGCAATGTATATGGAAGTGTATATGCAGCCCAAGCTCTTTTGGCTCGACTTTATATCTATACCGGTAGGGATCAGAAAGCGCTGGAATATGCGAATAAGGTGATCAACTCTGGAGAATTTTCACTGCTGAGTACCGCTAACTACACACAAATTGCAACGGGAGCACCTGAAAGTAATCCCGAAAACATCTTTGCGATTCGATTCGTGAAAGATGTAGACTATCCGGATAACGGATGGTACACCATCGGCTCCTTATATGCTTCTATAGACGGAAGTGGATGGGGAGAAATGTATGCTTCCAGGTCTTACCTGGAAGAAGTGAGGAAATACCCTGAAGACGTAAGGGCGAAATTCATAGTTCCTAAAGTGTTAAATAACAGTACGGAATTGAATGCTTATTATGTTACGGACGACTACAAGTATGCTAGTGTAGTGGTTACGAAAGAGGGGGACGATTACCGTTATACGGAGAATGGGGCAAGCAAGTTGTTGACCCGTAAGTCTAATGGGGCAGGGGCGTATCAGTATTTTATTACTATTAATGGTAAGGAAAGAACGGCGCTCATGGACTACAAATTAGAAAACCGTAACGGATTCCTTAAGTACTTCATCACCAAATGTTCAGGTCAGGAGGGGCAGGCGCACCTTTGGTCGCCTCCCATCTCCAGACTTGCAGAGATGTACTTGATCAGAGCAGAGGCTAATGCCAAGTTAGGTAATGCGCTAGCAGCTTTAGAGGATGTGAATGTAATTAGAAAAAGAGCTGGGATTCCGGATGCAGGCCTTTGGACTGTAGAAAAACTAGGCGATAAAACAGCTCTTGATGTAGTGATGGCAGAACGCAAGCTAGAATTGGCATGGGAAGGTCATAGGAAGTTTGATGTATTTAGAAATGGATTTACCATGGACAGAAGATATCCCGGTACCCATTTGAGCGTGACCAATCCCTTTTATACTGTATCTCCAACGGATAAAGCTATTATTGAATTCATACCGGAACAACAAATTGTACTTAGTAAAAAAGTCCTAACACAGAATGAATAA
- a CDS encoding RagB/SusD family nutrient uptake outer membrane protein, protein MKKLIYSLLVFCSLSSCELEEFPKASASEKDIFGTESGLKTYAYSFYNNLPSGTTAYRLDAMADYGAVNSLNSFLQDGAYSAETSSGWSWSALRNINHFIVKNNDPAVPESVRNHYNGLARFFRAYFYYDKLTTFGDVPWIDKPIGVDEEDVLFAKRDSRTIIIDKILEDLDFAYQNMTTNSSDGTTVTKWAALAFKSRVALFEGTYRKYHAQLNLQGTANKYLQSAADAALELMDKGPHRLNTAQGVSSSQRALFISDAPITTEVILAVALSKDLAILGDANWWWTSATYGPRYSLVRPFINTILNLDGTPYTGRAKFQSETFFEETQNRDYRLAQLIRTPGYKRDGVNTPPNFASYTYTGYQPIKYTLDPTLYDNSGLNTNNLPLIRYAEVLLNYAEAKAELGTLSTADWSRTIGALRARSGITGGLDALPTKVDPYLQNTFFPGINDPIILEVRRERQVELALEGFRFNDLRRWRRGELMAELPWTGIYVPALNEILDLDQDGKQDVVFYTGGTTAPTVPTGVARVALGGSANNFQTLTNDNHLEWFRAQKRTWYPDGRQYLYPIPASAIVKNQNLQQNPGW, encoded by the coding sequence ATGAAAAAGTTAATATACAGTTTACTAGTTTTTTGCAGTTTGAGCTCCTGCGAATTGGAAGAGTTTCCAAAAGCCTCTGCCAGTGAAAAGGATATCTTTGGTACAGAGAGTGGATTGAAAACTTATGCCTACTCTTTCTATAATAATTTGCCTTCGGGAACCACGGCTTACCGTTTAGATGCGATGGCAGATTATGGCGCTGTCAACAGTTTGAATAGCTTCTTACAAGATGGGGCATACTCGGCTGAGACCTCCAGCGGATGGTCTTGGTCTGCTTTGAGGAACATCAATCACTTTATCGTTAAGAATAATGACCCCGCTGTACCAGAATCAGTGAGAAACCACTATAATGGATTGGCTCGCTTTTTTAGGGCATATTTTTATTATGATAAGTTGACCACTTTTGGCGATGTGCCTTGGATAGATAAGCCCATTGGAGTGGATGAGGAAGACGTATTATTCGCCAAGAGGGATTCCAGAACCATTATCATCGATAAGATATTGGAAGATTTGGATTTTGCGTACCAAAATATGACAACTAACAGCTCTGACGGTACAACTGTAACGAAATGGGCTGCCTTAGCATTCAAATCCAGAGTGGCACTTTTTGAAGGAACCTACCGCAAGTACCATGCTCAATTAAATCTCCAAGGGACCGCTAACAAGTACTTACAGTCTGCTGCAGACGCTGCTTTGGAATTGATGGACAAAGGACCTCACCGTTTAAATACAGCGCAGGGAGTAAGTTCCTCACAAAGGGCTCTTTTTATTAGTGATGCTCCTATCACCACCGAAGTGATTTTGGCCGTTGCTCTAAGTAAAGATTTAGCCATTTTGGGAGATGCTAACTGGTGGTGGACTTCTGCCACCTATGGTCCTAGATATAGTTTGGTTCGTCCCTTTATAAATACCATTCTGAATTTAGACGGTACTCCTTATACAGGCAGGGCAAAATTTCAATCGGAGACCTTTTTTGAAGAAACTCAGAACAGAGACTATCGCTTGGCGCAGTTGATTCGCACTCCGGGCTATAAAAGAGATGGAGTAAATACACCTCCAAATTTTGCGAGTTATACCTATACCGGTTATCAGCCCATCAAGTATACTTTGGATCCCACTTTATACGATAATAGTGGCTTAAATACTAATAACCTGCCGCTCATAAGATATGCCGAGGTTTTGCTTAATTACGCTGAAGCTAAAGCTGAATTAGGAACTTTATCTACCGCAGACTGGTCTAGGACTATAGGAGCCTTACGAGCTCGATCAGGAATCACCGGCGGACTGGATGCTCTTCCTACAAAGGTGGATCCTTACTTGCAGAATACCTTCTTTCCTGGCATAAATGATCCAATAATTCTGGAAGTTAGACGCGAGCGTCAAGTGGAATTGGCATTAGAAGGTTTTAGGTTTAATGACTTGAGGAGATGGAGAAGGGGAGAATTAATGGCGGAACTGCCCTGGACAGGGATCTATGTTCCTGCATTGAATGAAATCTTGGATCTAGATCAAGATGGTAAGCAGGATGTAGTCTTTTACACAGGTGGAACCACAGCCCCAACAGTTCCTACAGGGGTAGCACGTGTAGCATTGGGAGGTTCAGCAAATAATTTCCAAACCTTAACCAATGATAATCATTTAGAATGGTTTAGAGCTCAGAAACGTACATGGTACCCTGATGGTAGACAGTACTTATATCCTATTCCTGCTTCCGCTATAGTTAAGAATCAAAATTTACAACAAAATCCGGGTTGGTAA
- the fusA gene encoding elongation factor G, which produces MARDLRLTRNIGIAAHIDAGKTTTTERILYYSGVNHKIGETHEGGATTDWMEQEQERGITITSAAVTVNWQYRGEQYHINIIDTPGHVDFTVEVNRSLRVLDGLVFLFSAVDGVEPQSETNWRLANNYNVARIGFVNKMDRSGADFLNVVNQVKEMLGSYAVPLQLPIGSEENFKGVVDLINNRGIVWNESDKGMTYEVVPIPEDMVDEVAEWREKLLEAVAEYDETLMEKYFEDPNSISEDEILAALRAAVIDMKIVPMMCGSSFKNKGVQAMLDMVMALLPSPVDRTNIKGVNPKTDEEVKVIPDPEAPFVALAFKIATDPFVGRLCFVRSYSGMLNSGSYILNNRSGNKERISRIFQMHANKQNQIEQLHAGDIGAVVGFKDIKTGDTLSDEKYPIVMESMEFPEPVIGYAIEPKKTADQDNFSKAIAKLVEEDPTLVVHTDEATGQTIMRGMGELHLEIIIDRMRREFKVEVNQGAPQVAYKETFTKTIEHREVYKKQTGGKGKFADIVFEFGPRDPEEGTNEVKPGLQFVNNIVGGVIPREFIPSIQKGFEEAMKNGPLAGFPVDSFKVRLFHGSFHDVDSDAFSFEMAARIGFKEAGKLAGAKLLEPIMALEVITPDEYTGPITGDLNRRRGMMKGMDTKAGSQVIKADVPLSEMFGYVTDLRTITSGRATANLTFSHYDFVPQNIADEVIKKANS; this is translated from the coding sequence ATGGCTCGCGATTTAAGACTAACAAGAAACATTGGTATTGCGGCTCACATTGATGCCGGTAAGACCACAACTACTGAGCGTATCCTTTACTACTCTGGAGTTAACCACAAAATTGGTGAGACTCACGAAGGTGGAGCTACTACTGACTGGATGGAGCAGGAGCAAGAAAGAGGTATCACTATCACCTCAGCTGCGGTAACTGTTAACTGGCAATATAGAGGAGAACAGTATCACATTAACATCATCGATACTCCAGGTCACGTGGACTTCACTGTGGAGGTGAACCGTTCATTGAGGGTTTTAGATGGTCTAGTGTTCTTATTCTCAGCCGTTGACGGCGTGGAGCCTCAGTCGGAAACCAACTGGCGTCTTGCTAACAACTATAACGTAGCACGTATCGGTTTCGTTAACAAAATGGACCGTTCAGGTGCTGACTTCTTGAATGTAGTGAACCAAGTAAAAGAGATGTTAGGTTCTTACGCGGTGCCTTTACAGTTACCTATAGGTTCTGAAGAGAACTTCAAAGGTGTGGTTGACTTGATCAACAACCGTGGTATCGTTTGGAACGAGTCTGATAAAGGTATGACTTATGAAGTAGTTCCAATTCCTGAGGACATGGTAGACGAAGTAGCTGAGTGGAGAGAGAAACTTCTTGAAGCAGTTGCTGAATACGATGAGACTTTGATGGAGAAATACTTCGAAGATCCAAACTCTATCTCTGAAGATGAAATCCTTGCCGCATTAAGAGCTGCAGTTATCGATATGAAGATCGTTCCTATGATGTGTGGATCTTCTTTCAAAAACAAAGGTGTTCAGGCTATGCTTGATATGGTGATGGCTTTATTGCCTTCTCCTGTGGATAGAACGAACATCAAAGGGGTGAACCCTAAGACAGACGAAGAGGTTAAAGTAATTCCAGATCCTGAAGCTCCATTCGTAGCTTTGGCGTTTAAGATCGCTACTGACCCATTCGTAGGTCGTCTATGTTTCGTACGTTCTTATTCAGGTATGTTGAACTCAGGTTCATACATCTTGAACAACCGTTCAGGAAACAAAGAGCGTATCTCTCGTATCTTCCAGATGCATGCTAACAAGCAGAACCAGATTGAACAGCTACATGCTGGTGATATCGGTGCGGTAGTAGGTTTCAAAGATATCAAAACGGGAGATACCCTTTCTGATGAGAAGTATCCTATCGTGATGGAATCCATGGAATTCCCTGAGCCGGTAATCGGATACGCTATCGAACCTAAGAAAACTGCGGATCAGGATAACTTCTCTAAAGCTATTGCTAAATTAGTTGAAGAGGATCCTACGTTAGTGGTTCATACAGATGAGGCTACTGGTCAAACGATCATGAGAGGTATGGGAGAGCTTCACCTTGAGATCATCATCGACCGTATGCGTCGTGAATTCAAAGTAGAAGTTAACCAAGGTGCTCCTCAGGTAGCTTACAAAGAGACCTTCACTAAGACTATCGAACACCGTGAAGTTTACAAAAAACAAACGGGTGGTAAAGGTAAATTTGCCGATATCGTTTTCGAATTCGGTCCACGTGATCCTGAAGAAGGAACTAACGAAGTTAAACCAGGTCTTCAGTTCGTGAATAACATCGTGGGTGGTGTGATTCCAAGAGAATTTATCCCATCTATCCAAAAAGGATTCGAAGAAGCTATGAAGAACGGTCCTCTTGCTGGTTTCCCTGTGGATTCCTTCAAAGTAAGATTGTTCCACGGTTCCTTCCACGACGTTGACTCTGATGCCTTCTCATTCGAGATGGCCGCTCGTATAGGTTTCAAAGAAGCTGGTAAATTAGCAGGTGCGAAATTACTTGAACCTATCATGGCTCTTGAAGTAATCACTCCTGATGAATATACTGGTCCTATCACAGGTGACTTGAACCGTAGAAGAGGTATGATGAAAGGTATGGATACTAAAGCCGGTTCTCAAGTAATCAAAGCTGACGTTCCTCTTTCTGAAATGTTCGGTTATGTAACTGACCTAAGAACTATCACTTCTGGTAGAGCAACGGCTAACTTGACCTTCTCTCATTATGATTTTGTTCCTCAAAACATAGCTGACGAAGTTATCAAGAAAGCTAACTCATAA
- a CDS encoding SusC/RagA family TonB-linked outer membrane protein, producing MKSKLSLILIWSILSMGQTVLGQGRTVTGKVTDESDGSNLPGVIVRVKGKSTVSQTDASGSYSIVVGGSEEVLVFSLVGVNTKEETVGNRSIINVSLSSNNELLSEVVVVGYGTQKKVNLTGAVDQVGGEVFEGRVMPNVSQMLMGAVPNLNINLADGKPTRSPSFNIRGTTSIGQGGSALIIIDGVEGDPSTLNPNDIESVSVLKDASSAAVYGSRGTYGVVLITTKNAKKGQTSVSYSGNFSIQEQASSPQFVKDGYVFAERFYEAYNAWNNYSSIPARLNKTQNFSLAWLEEFKRRKEAGINEPVTTDANGNYIYYGNEDYYSALIRNSTYARDQNLSFSGNTEKSDFYLSGRYYGYDGIYRYNSDTYNNYSLRAKGGVNVTSWLRITNNMDFSSIQYHNPMTAGEGGNIFRNIADEGHTSAPIFNPDGTLSFPAAYTIGDFIYGKNGADALTNNLRNTTAFEANFFNNTFRIKGDFTFRNRDHEVTTILLPVPYSTREGVITYLKTSRNDLITNAKQNTKYLFGNLYGEYENTFATKHYFKGLIGYNYEQQTYNSTNISKNGLLTENTENINLALGSAVTATAGYNKYRLAGVFARANYIFADKYLLELNGRYDGSSKFPGNSQWGFFPSISAGWRISGEDFWKIKTINDLKIRYSFGSLGNGNISPYAFMDLYGISTSGRVLDGIRNPSTSVPGVIPDNLTWETAQTSNFGLDLAAFNNRVTLTADVYVRKTLDMYTVGQTLPDVFGASSPKGNYADLTTRGFEVSLGYNNHANIGSKRLNYNLKATLADYITTIDRYNNQTGALSDYYKGMRIGEIWGYVTQGLFQSQEEIDNAPSQILIKSSNSGKYYPGDIRFTDLNGDGVIDYGDNTIYNSGDRKIIGNRDPRYIYSFQGGADWNNFFLSFFFQGVGKQDWYPSNESIFWGQYNRPYNKLPEWHLNNYWTEDRRDAYLPRYAGYNTHLKQTPQTRYLQNAAYFRLKNLQVGYNLPHQITSKIKAKNIRLALSGENLFTWSPLYKRTKDIDIANIGASDPDINSGHGDGFNYPTLRTYSLNILVNF from the coding sequence ATGAAATCAAAACTCTCCTTAATACTCATTTGGAGTATACTAAGTATGGGTCAGACGGTCTTGGGTCAAGGCCGCACGGTAACAGGAAAAGTCACCGATGAGTCAGATGGCTCAAATCTACCCGGTGTAATAGTTAGAGTAAAAGGCAAATCTACTGTTTCTCAAACGGACGCCTCTGGATCTTATTCTATTGTTGTGGGTGGAAGTGAGGAGGTTCTTGTTTTTTCATTAGTGGGCGTCAATACAAAGGAAGAAACGGTAGGTAACCGCTCTATCATTAATGTAAGCTTGTCCTCTAATAACGAGCTGCTGAGTGAAGTAGTAGTGGTGGGGTATGGGACGCAAAAGAAAGTAAACCTCACGGGGGCTGTAGACCAAGTAGGAGGGGAAGTTTTTGAAGGGCGTGTGATGCCCAATGTCTCCCAAATGTTAATGGGTGCCGTGCCTAATCTTAATATCAATTTAGCTGACGGAAAGCCCACAAGATCTCCATCATTTAATATCCGCGGTACCACTTCAATAGGCCAGGGAGGATCTGCATTGATCATCATTGATGGGGTGGAGGGAGACCCCTCCACTTTGAACCCTAATGACATAGAATCTGTATCTGTTCTAAAAGACGCTTCTTCAGCTGCCGTATATGGTTCTCGGGGTACTTATGGAGTGGTTTTGATTACTACTAAAAACGCTAAAAAGGGGCAGACTAGCGTATCTTATTCAGGAAACTTCTCCATTCAAGAACAAGCATCTTCTCCTCAATTTGTCAAAGACGGATACGTCTTCGCAGAAAGGTTTTACGAGGCCTACAATGCCTGGAATAATTACTCCTCTATCCCTGCCCGCTTGAACAAAACACAAAACTTTTCCTTGGCTTGGTTAGAAGAGTTTAAGCGTAGGAAGGAAGCAGGGATCAATGAACCTGTTACAACAGACGCTAACGGCAACTACATCTATTACGGTAATGAGGACTATTATTCCGCCCTTATCCGAAATTCCACGTATGCCAGAGATCAAAATTTGTCATTTAGTGGCAATACAGAGAAATCTGACTTCTACCTGTCGGGACGGTACTACGGTTATGACGGTATATATAGATACAATTCAGACACCTATAACAACTACAGTTTGCGAGCTAAAGGAGGAGTGAATGTCACTTCCTGGTTGAGAATTACCAATAACATGGACTTCTCATCTATCCAATACCACAATCCCATGACCGCCGGAGAAGGAGGAAATATCTTCAGGAACATCGCAGATGAAGGCCATACTTCTGCACCTATCTTTAATCCTGATGGAACACTTTCCTTTCCTGCAGCCTATACCATCGGAGATTTTATCTATGGAAAGAACGGTGCAGATGCTCTGACAAATAATCTGAGGAATACCACGGCCTTTGAAGCAAATTTCTTCAACAATACTTTTCGAATTAAAGGAGATTTTACCTTTAGAAATCGCGACCATGAGGTTACTACTATCTTGCTGCCGGTACCTTACAGTACTCGGGAAGGGGTTATTACCTACCTGAAAACCTCAAGAAATGATCTCATTACTAATGCTAAACAAAATACCAAATATCTTTTTGGTAACCTATATGGTGAATATGAAAATACTTTCGCTACTAAGCATTATTTCAAAGGTTTGATAGGATATAATTATGAACAACAAACCTACAATTCCACTAATATCTCCAAAAATGGCTTGCTGACTGAGAATACCGAAAACATCAATCTTGCATTAGGTTCTGCGGTAACTGCAACTGCCGGATATAATAAATACAGACTTGCAGGCGTCTTTGCCCGTGCTAATTATATCTTCGCAGATAAGTATCTATTAGAGTTAAACGGCAGGTATGATGGATCTTCCAAATTTCCAGGAAATTCACAATGGGGCTTTTTCCCTTCAATCTCAGCCGGATGGAGAATCTCCGGTGAGGACTTTTGGAAGATCAAAACCATCAATGATTTAAAAATACGTTACTCATTTGGGTCTTTAGGAAACGGAAACATAAGTCCGTACGCTTTCATGGACCTATACGGTATAAGTACCTCTGGAAGGGTACTGGATGGTATCCGGAATCCTTCTACATCAGTACCTGGCGTAATTCCGGATAATTTAACTTGGGAAACGGCTCAGACTTCTAATTTCGGTTTGGACTTGGCCGCGTTTAATAATCGTGTAACATTGACAGCAGATGTTTATGTGAGAAAGACACTAGACATGTACACCGTGGGCCAGACTCTTCCAGATGTTTTTGGAGCGAGCTCTCCTAAAGGGAACTATGCCGACCTGACCACCAGAGGATTTGAAGTCTCTTTAGGGTATAATAATCATGCTAATATCGGTTCAAAAAGACTTAATTATAACCTTAAAGCTACTCTAGCAGATTATATCACTACCATAGATCGATACAATAATCAAACCGGAGCCTTAAGCGACTATTATAAAGGTATGCGTATAGGTGAGATTTGGGGATATGTCACTCAGGGATTATTCCAAAGTCAAGAAGAAATAGATAATGCTCCCTCTCAGATTCTCATCAAATCTTCTAACTCAGGTAAATACTATCCCGGAGATATCCGATTCACCGATTTGAACGGAGATGGGGTGATAGATTACGGAGATAATACCATCTACAATTCCGGAGACCGCAAGATTATAGGAAACAGAGATCCGCGTTACATTTATAGTTTCCAAGGGGGCGCTGATTGGAACAATTTCTTCCTATCTTTCTTCTTCCAGGGGGTAGGAAAGCAGGATTGGTACCCGTCTAATGAATCCATATTCTGGGGACAATATAACAGACCTTATAATAAGCTTCCTGAATGGCATTTGAACAATTATTGGACAGAAGACCGTAGAGATGCTTATTTGCCTAGGTACGCAGGATATAATACACATTTGAAACAGACTCCTCAGACTAGGTATCTGCAGAATGCAGCGTATTTCCGATTGAAAAATCTGCAGGTTGGCTACAATTTGCCTCATCAAATCACATCTAAGATCAAGGCAAAGAACATTCGTTTGGCATTGTCGGGAGAAAACCTTTTTACTTGGTCGCCTCTGTACAAACGGACCAAGGATATTGATATAGCGAACATCGGAGCATCTGATCCCGATATCAATTCAGGGCATGGGGATGGGTTTAACTATCCTACCCTTCGTACTTATAGTTTAAATATTCTGGTTAATTTCTAA
- a CDS encoding DEAD/DEAH box helicase, with the protein MNKTFKDLDLNKQLIMAVEELGYTEPTEIQEKAIPIIQAGHDVLGIAQTGTGKTAAYLLPVLMKVKYAQGQNMRALVLAPTRELVMQIHEAAVGLAKYTDLRMVALYGGLGPKTQMENLKKGVDIIIATPGRFMDLYRMGEIPVKSLQYLILDEADKMMDMGFMPQIRQILEVIPRKRKNLLFSATFQPRVERLSEEFLEAPYKIEVTPSATAASTVEQHIYRLPNFKTKINLLGYLFENTEIPRAIIFCRTKAVADNVYKFLERKVIGSGKIRVLHANKGQNTRINAINDFKSGEIQVLVSTDVAARGIDVSGVSHVINFDVPLVYEDYVHRIGRTGRAKSEGIALTFVLKHEEFHIERIEKLIRNPIPELPIPEKVKIEETSFEENQEMLKAIDTQRKKLDPTFQGAFHEKKAKNARKPLVKKKKK; encoded by the coding sequence ATGAATAAGACTTTTAAAGATCTGGACCTCAATAAACAGCTGATTATGGCTGTGGAGGAATTGGGGTACACAGAGCCTACAGAGATACAAGAAAAAGCCATTCCTATCATACAGGCAGGGCATGATGTGCTAGGTATAGCGCAGACGGGTACGGGTAAAACCGCAGCCTATCTATTACCGGTACTCATGAAGGTGAAATATGCTCAGGGACAGAACATGAGGGCTTTAGTTTTGGCTCCTACCAGAGAGTTGGTCATGCAGATTCACGAGGCGGCAGTTGGGCTGGCTAAATACACGGATCTCAGAATGGTGGCTTTGTATGGAGGACTGGGGCCAAAGACTCAGATGGAGAACCTGAAAAAAGGAGTGGATATTATCATCGCTACTCCGGGAAGGTTTATGGATTTGTACCGAATGGGCGAGATCCCGGTGAAGAGTCTGCAATACCTGATCCTGGATGAGGCGGATAAAATGATGGATATGGGCTTCATGCCACAGATCCGACAAATTTTAGAGGTTATTCCAAGGAAGAGAAAGAATCTACTTTTCTCTGCTACCTTTCAGCCTAGGGTAGAAAGGCTATCCGAAGAGTTTTTGGAAGCTCCTTATAAAATAGAGGTAACTCCCTCCGCTACGGCTGCTTCGACCGTGGAGCAGCATATCTATAGACTGCCAAATTTTAAAACGAAGATTAATCTATTGGGGTATTTGTTTGAGAATACAGAAATCCCAAGAGCCATTATCTTCTGTAGAACGAAGGCCGTAGCAGATAATGTGTATAAGTTCTTAGAGAGAAAGGTAATAGGCTCCGGAAAGATTCGCGTCTTACATGCAAATAAGGGGCAAAACACCCGAATCAATGCCATTAACGACTTCAAGAGTGGGGAAATCCAGGTGTTGGTGTCTACGGATGTGGCTGCCAGAGGCATTGATGTCAGTGGGGTCAGTCATGTGATTAACTTTGACGTGCCATTGGTTTATGAAGACTATGTGCACCGGATAGGAAGAACCGGTAGGGCCAAATCAGAAGGGATAGCCTTGACCTTTGTGCTAAAACATGAAGAGTTTCATATTGAAAGGATAGAAAAGTTGATTAGAAATCCCATCCCTGAACTACCTATCCCTGAAAAAGTGAAGATCGAGGAGACCTCTTTTGAAGAAAATCAAGAGATGTTAAAGGCTATAGATACTCAAAGGAAGAAATTAGATCCTACTTTCCAGGGCGCATTCCATGAGAAAAAGGCTAAAAATGCAAGAAAACCTTTGGTGAAAAAGAAAAAAAAGTAA
- a CDS encoding winged helix-turn-helix domain-containing protein translates to MKVDLSLYDKLLENRIRLQIMSVLVVNEAYDYNSLKELLDVTDGNLASNLKALEKAGYIEVHKTFVDRKPNTRYKCTLLGTNSFKNHLNALEQIIKSSQ, encoded by the coding sequence GTGAAGGTAGATTTAAGTTTATACGACAAACTGCTAGAGAACAGGATCCGCCTGCAGATCATGAGTGTATTGGTGGTCAACGAAGCCTATGACTACAATTCTTTAAAAGAGCTTCTTGATGTTACGGATGGGAATCTTGCATCTAATCTTAAGGCACTAGAAAAGGCAGGTTATATAGAAGTGCACAAAACTTTTGTAGACAGGAAGCCTAATACTCGCTATAAGTGTACATTGCTGGGTACTAATTCATTCAAGAATCATTTAAATGCCTTAGAGCAAATCATTAAATCTAGCCAATAA